The DNA sequence ACGCACCTCCTACCGCCCGACGCTGCCCAAGTATGAGAATCTCACCGAGGCCTCTTATCTTACGGCGCCGGGGCCGATGCGTCCTATCCGCTCCCTGCCGCAGTTGGCAGATGACAATATCAAAGTTGAGATTGAACGCTGTGTCGCCACTTTGACCAGGCTCGGATTGGAAGTCCTGGTGGTGGACGTCACCCACCCGCAGATTCGCATCCCGGTGGTGTATGTCATTGCGCCCGGAGCTCATTTCCTGGAGCGCACCCGTCAGACCAATGTCATCTTTCATCTGGCCAAATTGGCCAGCCGCTACGCTGAGCCTGAGGATGCGATGCAGGCTCTGACCCGCTTGCACGAGCGGTTTCCAGGGCGTTTTGACGTGCTGTTCTTCCTCGGTCTGACCATGGATACTTTGGGTCGGACCGCAGAGGCGCTGTCATATTTTGCAGCATCGCTCCAGGCGTACCCGCCCGCCCACGAGATTGCCAGCATCTACGTTCATATCGGTTCCTGCCGCAAGGATCTCGGAGACTATTCCGGGGCCGTTACTGCCTTAAAACAGGCCCAGGCGGCCAATGATCAACTGAAGGAAGTCTACCACCTGTTGGGATTTTGCTATTTCAAGCTGAAGGAGCACCAAAGGGCGGTAGAGTGTTTTGAAAAGGCGATCGAACTAGACCCCGGCTCCGGCATCGACTATGCCAATCTAGGCATCAACCTGCGGGAACTGGGATTCCGCCAGGAGGCGGCCCACCTGCTGCAAATGGCCTTGGATCTCGATCCTTCCCTGGATTTCGCCCGTCTGGCTTTGGAAAAGCTGGCGGAATGAGCCGCCAGGAAGATCCGGTCCGGCTCAGCCCTGGTTTCCACTATTTCTCTGGTAATTGCCATTGCCTAGCGGCCACCCGGGAACCACGGAAATGGTTTCCTGGCGTGCAGGCGTCCAGCCGGAATAAAAAAATTCGTAATACTTCAGCTATCTGAGATAATAGATCAGGAACATGGTTGGCGGTGCCCACCCTACAGCACCACAGCATCGACAGACCCGTCTGTAGGGGCGAATCTGGTATTCGCCCCAAGCAACTCGAAGCTTATTTTCTTGGTAACGATATATGTCCGAACACTGGTTGTGGTTGCTCATAGGGGGCGTGGTCTGCTTGTGGTTGGGGTCGCTGCTGGCAGTGCGCGCCTGGACCAAAAAGAGGCTCCTGCAGACCCTGGCAATGGAAGAGGTAGAGAAGGATGACGTTTCCCTGCCGTTTGCCGCTGATCGCCCCGAAGACCGAGAAGCGAGGGAAGTTGTCCGTCGTTATCGCCGTCGCTATTTCCTTAATATCTGGCCCGATACCGAGTTTTCCTTCAAGAGTATCACCGGTATGGCGTTGGAACTGGTCCAGGAGATTGCCCAGGTCTATCATCCTGAGGACGAGCGGCCGGAACTCCACGCCTCTTTGGATGACCTCATCGGCTTGCAGAGCCGCATTGCCAACCGGCTTCGATCTCTGCTAGACACCCTTCCCCTCAGGGCCATGAAAGGCGTAGAACTGCAGACCATCCTGTTTTATCACGGTCTCTACAAAAAGATGGCGAGCCATCCGGGATATGTCTTCTTAAAACGCCATCATTTGGACAAGGTGGCCCGCTATGCCTGGATGCTGAAAAACATTGCCAGTCCCTGGTATTGGGGCCGGCGGGCGGCCTACGCCAGCGGCAAGGAGGTCCTGGCCCGATTTTTTCTGGCCCGTATGGCAACCATTATCGGGGTAGAGGCCATCCGCCTCTACAGCGGCCGGACTCCGGGGGCCGAAAAATGGCGGCCGTATCAATTAGCTATGCACGAGATGGTGCATCTGGCGTCGGCAAACGGACACGCGGGCGCCGAGGCCATGAGATTTATCCTCCGGTTTATCCTGAGCAGCCGGGACCTGCCGGAGCCGGTGAAACTGGCCCTGGTGGAAGAATTAAGCCGTGCAGAAACCAAAAAACCGGTGGATTTGGCGGGTCTGACGGTGTCGGAGCGGACTCAGGTCAAGCGCTGGCTGAAGAAGTTTATTGTGAGGGTGCTGCCGGGTAGTAGGCAGAAACAGGCTCTTCAGGAAATCCACCACCGCCTGGAACAGGCCGGCAACGATTCCGGGTGACTTAAGGAATGGTGGGCAGTGCCCACCCTACGCGCCGACAGGCCCATCCGCAGGGGCGAATCGTGTATTCGCCCCAAACAACTCCTGGCCGTCCGGAGATAAGCGCATCTTACCCAAACGACAGAACTTTACTTGGGAGAGACGGTCGGCCGGTAGAGGGGTTACTATTCCCAAGAACTGGTGATTCCAGGGGGATGGCGGGAGCAGTCCCAAAGCCAGGGTCAGCAGGTGGCGATCCAGCAGCCCGACCAGGCGATATTCCAACTGCCGCCACTGGGCCCAATAAATCTTTTTCTGGCCCAGTTCTGCTTCGGTCGCAGCCAGATCCGACTCGGTTAACCTCCGGTCCACAAGCACTATGAAACCCTGGGCGACCTCCTCGGCGCGGAGCACCGGGGTATGATTGAGAATCTGGCCGAGCCATTGCTGAGATGCGGCTGGCAGGAGGCGTCCCTGGCCGAAAGGAAAACCCAGCCAGGCCAGGTGCTCAAGCGGGAAGTGGCGGAGGCGGGCGGTTTGGAAGTATGCCGCAAATCGTTCCTGGCGGTAGAGACGCCGCTGCTGAAAGGGCTTCGGCTGCGCCTGGGCGGAGACCGGCAGGGTTAGTACCGCCTCTGGCCGGAAACGCTGTAGGGGAGCCAGGATAGATGCCAACTCCTGTTCCTGTTGCAGACCTATGACCAGACGGGGTGTCAGGGACTCTGCCTTGGCCAACTTCAGCCGATGGGCCGCCGGACCGCCAATGAAACCGCTGGTGTTGACAATGATGCGATACTGCCCGCGCCGGCGGGCGATGTCGGCCAAGTGGCGCAGACCAACGACTAGTTCCATCATTCTACCAGGCGGAGAGGTCTGACCGATAAAATAGAGAACATCGGGAAAAAGACCCGAGTCATCAGGGGGGCGGGGAGGATAAAAGTTGAGGCCCAGAGTGGCGGGGGGACCTAAATGAGACTGGCCCAGATCGCCGTCAATAAAGGCCGCCGGTCTGCTTTCCGCCCGGGCCCGGCCGAGGAGATAGCGGCAGAAGGTGCTCTTGCCCCGGTCCGGGCCTCCCAAGATCATGATGACGCCGTCAATTGCCAAGGCCCGGTCGGCGGCCGTTTCCCAGCCCGAGGGCAGATCGATGGCGAGGGTCGAACTCGTGTTCAAGGAAGGACGCCCTAATCGATCCAGGTGAGAAATTCGGCTGCGTCTTCCCGGCTGGCGGAGTGGTCAAATAAAGGACTCGTACGGTCCGGAATCCCCAAGGCTATGGTTGTTATGAGATTGACGCTCTCGGGCAATTGCAGTTCCTGCCGGATCAGGTCCTGATACCACAGCACGAGGCCGATGACACAGGTGCTCAGCCCCTGCGCCTCGGCCATTAAGAGAAGATTTTGCGCCGCCGCCCCTACGTCAAACAAACGATCCGGCGACAGCCGGCGATCCAGAGCAAGCAAGATGACTGCCGGAGCGCCATAAAAATTAAGACTGCCGCGTATCAGATCGAAAGTCGGCTCATGCACGGCGGCAGGTGCCAAGGACTCAGTAAAGCGGCGCGCCCGAGCCTGGTAAGGCTCCGGAAGCTCGATGGCCGGAAGCTGTCTCCCCTGAGCCAGGTCCTGCTCGTATCGGGTCAGCAGACTGTGGGCCAGGCGGGCGCGGGCCTTGCCGGTAACTACGATGAACTGCCAGGGCTGGATATTGCGCGCCGAAGGGGCCTGAATGGCGGCGCCAATAAGCTGCATCAGCGTCTTTTTGGGAATCGGCGCCGGGGTGAAGGCCCGAATGCTGCGGCGGCGGTAGATTACCTCCTTCACTTCCATGCTGTACCTCCTCGTTTCACGAAATCAGCACCATAACCGGGGTGTTGGGTTTTCACCCGAGCAATAGGATATACGAGACTTCCGAGTTTGGGGTTTTGAGAGAAAATCATGATAGCCGCATCTATTGGACCAAGGAGAAAAATATTACCTTTCAATCTCGTAACTTAAAACCTAGAGCTTGAGACTTGAGACTTGAAACTCGGAACTCTACTAAGATACAGTAACATTTTACTTTTTAAAAGGGGGCGCGGGAGGAATTTTGCTAACCAAGTTCTGACTCAAAAACAATCCGCTGTTCACCTTCCGAATTATACCATATTCGGAGGTGGGTCATTGTTATCCAGACGGATGCGAAATATATTGACACACCTGAGAAATCGTGGGATAAATCCGGCAAATAGACCAG is a window from the Desulfobacca acetoxidans DSM 11109 genome containing:
- a CDS encoding Clp1/GlmU family protein, whose product is MNTSSTLAIDLPSGWETAADRALAIDGVIMILGGPDRGKSTFCRYLLGRARAESRPAAFIDGDLGQSHLGPPATLGLNFYPPRPPDDSGLFPDVLYFIGQTSPPGRMMELVVGLRHLADIARRRGQYRIIVNTSGFIGGPAAHRLKLAKAESLTPRLVIGLQQEQELASILAPLQRFRPEAVLTLPVSAQAQPKPFQQRRLYRQERFAAYFQTARLRHFPLEHLAWLGFPFGQGRLLPAASQQWLGQILNHTPVLRAEEVAQGFIVLVDRRLTESDLAATEAELGQKKIYWAQWRQLEYRLVGLLDRHLLTLALGLLPPSPWNHQFLGIVTPLPADRLSQVKFCRLGKMRLSPDGQELFGANTRFAPADGPVGA
- a CDS encoding nitroreductase, yielding MEVKEVIYRRRSIRAFTPAPIPKKTLMQLIGAAIQAPSARNIQPWQFIVVTGKARARLAHSLLTRYEQDLAQGRQLPAIELPEPYQARARRFTESLAPAAVHEPTFDLIRGSLNFYGAPAVILLALDRRLSPDRLFDVGAAAQNLLLMAEAQGLSTCVIGLVLWYQDLIRQELQLPESVNLITTIALGIPDRTSPLFDHSASREDAAEFLTWID